A DNA window from Carnobacterium funditum DSM 5970 contains the following coding sequences:
- the accB gene encoding acetyl-CoA carboxylase biotin carboxyl carrier protein: MDFNQVKEILALVDQSDLTEFDLQMDNVSMRMSKNTNPMQSTTHSADFSQLSEATSVKKKTSINSEASLQKEEAIISNEPETELVKEGNVISSPLVGVTYMSSGPEQPVFKKVGDPVIVGDILCIIEAMKLMNEVKSEFEGTIAEIYVADEQVVEYNQPLFRII; this comes from the coding sequence ATGGATTTTAATCAAGTCAAAGAAATACTTGCATTAGTGGATCAATCAGATTTAACAGAATTTGATTTACAAATGGATAATGTTTCAATGCGAATGAGCAAAAATACAAATCCTATGCAAAGCACAACTCATTCGGCTGACTTTAGTCAGTTAAGTGAAGCTACATCTGTTAAAAAAAAGACGTCTATTAACTCAGAAGCTTCCCTTCAAAAAGAGGAAGCAATTATTTCTAATGAACCTGAGACAGAACTAGTAAAAGAAGGCAACGTTATTTCCTCACCGTTAGTTGGAGTTACCTATATGTCTTCTGGTCCAGAACAGCCAGTTTTCAAGAAAGTCGGCGATCCGGTTATAGTTGGAGATATCCTTTGTATCATCGAAGCAATGAAATTGATGAATGAAGTCAAAAGTGAATTTGAAGGTACAATTGCAGAAATTTATGTAGCAGATGAGCAAGTAGTTGAATACAATCAACCACTTTTCAGAATTATATAG
- the fabF gene encoding beta-ketoacyl-ACP synthase II, with amino-acid sequence MTNRVVITGMGAVTPLGNSVNEFWEGLKVGKNGIGPITKFDATETGISVAGELKDFDPTNYMPRKIAKRMDEFSKYGVAAAVQAVEMSGIDTEKTDMDRFGVIVGSGIGGLNAMQEQIIKMHDKGPQRVAPLFVPMAIGNMVAGNISIAIGTKGINTSIVTACASGNNSIGEAYRNIKHGYSDVILAGGAEGTVDEIGISGFAALTALSTSTDPDRASIPFDKERTGFVMGEGAGVVMLESLDHALERKATIYGEIVGYGSTGDGYHMTAPTPDGSGAGKAMLNAMEEAGITPETVGYINAHGTSTPANDSAETMAIKYAFGEELAKKVAISSTKSMTGHLLGAAGAIEAIACIKALQEGFLPPTIGLKVQDEACELDYIPGVGRKTETKYALNNSLGFGGHNAVTCFKKWEGQ; translated from the coding sequence ATGACAAATCGTGTAGTAATTACAGGAATGGGTGCAGTTACCCCTTTAGGCAATTCAGTTAATGAATTTTGGGAAGGGTTAAAAGTAGGTAAAAATGGCATTGGACCAATTACGAAATTTGATGCAACTGAAACAGGGATAAGTGTTGCTGGCGAATTAAAAGATTTTGATCCAACAAATTATATGCCTCGCAAAATCGCTAAAAGAATGGATGAATTTTCTAAATACGGTGTTGCTGCAGCTGTCCAAGCTGTTGAGATGAGTGGAATTGATACAGAAAAAACGGATATGGATCGTTTTGGAGTAATTGTAGGTTCTGGTATTGGTGGATTAAATGCGATGCAAGAACAAATTATAAAAATGCACGATAAAGGACCGCAACGTGTGGCGCCACTTTTCGTTCCAATGGCAATAGGCAACATGGTTGCAGGTAATATTTCAATTGCAATTGGCACAAAAGGGATTAATACTTCTATTGTGACAGCTTGTGCTTCAGGAAATAACTCTATTGGAGAAGCGTATCGTAATATTAAACATGGCTATTCGGATGTTATTTTAGCAGGCGGAGCAGAAGGAACAGTTGATGAGATTGGTATTTCTGGTTTTGCTGCATTAACGGCGCTTTCTACTAGTACAGATCCAGATCGTGCATCTATTCCATTTGACAAAGAACGTACTGGTTTTGTAATGGGTGAAGGAGCAGGAGTTGTGATGCTAGAAAGCCTAGACCATGCATTAGAAAGAAAAGCAACAATCTACGGTGAAATTGTAGGATATGGTTCGACCGGAGATGGTTATCATATGACTGCACCAACACCTGATGGTAGTGGAGCTGGAAAAGCGATGCTCAATGCAATGGAAGAAGCAGGTATTACACCAGAGACTGTTGGCTATATCAATGCTCATGGAACAAGTACACCAGCAAACGATTCTGCTGAAACAATGGCGATTAAATATGCATTCGGCGAAGAATTAGCTAAAAAAGTTGCGATTTCAAGTACTAAAAGTATGACAGGGCATTTATTAGGTGCTGCTGGTGCAATTGAAGCAATCGCATGTATCAAGGCACTTCAAGAAGGTTTCTTACCTCCAACAATCGGCCTGAAAGTCCAAGATGAAGCATGTGAGTTGGATTATATACCAGGAGTAGGTAGAAAGACTGAAACGAAGTATGCTTTAAATAACTCATTAGGATTCGGTGGCCATAATGCTGTCACTTGTTTCAAAAAATGGGAGGGGCAATAA
- the fabG gene encoding 3-oxoacyl-[acyl-carrier-protein] reductase: MTTENKTVIVTGSSRGIGKAIAIAFAKTGANIVLNGRNPIPAELITEIESYGAKVHTILGDMSDFDKAKQLIDETKEVFGSVDVLVNNAGITNDKLLMRMSEDDFDQTLSVNLKGTFNTIRHATKVMLKQRSGTIINMSSVVGLVGNVGQANYAASKAGVIGLTKSAARELAARGITVNAIAPGFIETEMTDVLSDKMKELAVGQVPLKRFGNVDDVARVAVFLSENNYITGQVINVDGGMVMNG; encoded by the coding sequence ATGACGACAGAAAATAAAACAGTTATTGTTACTGGTAGTTCAAGAGGAATAGGTAAAGCAATTGCCATAGCTTTTGCAAAAACAGGTGCGAACATTGTATTAAATGGTCGTAATCCTATCCCCGCCGAATTAATTACAGAAATCGAATCTTATGGAGCAAAAGTTCATACCATTTTAGGAGATATGAGTGATTTTGATAAAGCGAAACAGTTGATTGACGAAACCAAAGAAGTTTTTGGTAGTGTTGATGTTTTAGTAAACAATGCAGGAATCACCAATGATAAACTTTTGATGCGTATGTCTGAGGATGATTTTGATCAAACTCTTTCAGTCAATCTAAAAGGAACATTTAATACTATCCGTCACGCAACAAAAGTTATGTTAAAGCAACGAAGTGGTACGATTATCAATATGTCTAGTGTAGTTGGTTTAGTAGGAAACGTTGGTCAAGCCAACTATGCTGCCAGCAAAGCAGGTGTTATTGGTTTAACAAAATCAGCTGCTAGAGAATTAGCTGCTAGAGGAATCACAGTTAATGCTATCGCGCCAGGTTTTATTGAAACAGAAATGACAGATGTACTATCAGATAAAATGAAAGAATTAGCAGTAGGGCAAGTTCCGTTAAAACGTTTTGGGAATGTCGATGATGTTGCTCGTGTAGCAGTATTTTTAAGTGAAAATAACTATATTACCGGTCAAGTAATCAATGTTGACGGTGGTATGGTAATGAATGGTTAG
- the fabD gene encoding ACP S-malonyltransferase — protein sequence MKIAFVYSGQGAQYSGMGQDLYEEYEVVRTVFDEASTALHMDVAALCFEENDLLNKTTYTQPAILTLSLAIDALLREKGIVPEVVAGLSLGEYSAFVKAEVLDFQTAVKLVKKRGQYMTEAVPEGLGAMSAVMGLDRASIIEACEEASNLGVVSPANYNMPGQIVIAGLEEAVEKAGELLLEKGAKRVVPLQVSGPFHTSLLAPAAEQLAKEIEHITINEPTLTIVSNTTAKEFSSKEEIAEIMVKQVMSPVYWEDSVRKMIDLGVDTFIEVGPGKTLSSFIKKIDKSVTTMNVENKISLEKTLTKLTTL from the coding sequence ATGAAGATTGCTTTTGTATACAGTGGTCAAGGTGCCCAATATTCAGGAATGGGCCAAGATCTTTATGAAGAGTATGAAGTAGTTAGAACTGTATTTGATGAAGCTAGTACAGCCTTACATATGGATGTAGCGGCTCTTTGTTTTGAAGAAAACGACTTACTCAATAAAACAACCTATACACAACCAGCTATCTTAACTCTTAGTCTAGCAATAGATGCTTTGTTAAGGGAAAAAGGGATAGTGCCAGAAGTGGTGGCGGGTCTTAGTCTTGGAGAGTACAGTGCTTTTGTCAAAGCTGAGGTATTAGATTTCCAAACAGCAGTCAAACTAGTTAAAAAAAGAGGACAGTATATGACAGAAGCTGTTCCGGAAGGTCTAGGCGCTATGAGTGCGGTAATGGGATTAGATCGCGCTAGTATTATCGAAGCCTGTGAAGAAGCCAGTAATTTAGGCGTTGTTTCCCCTGCAAACTATAACATGCCTGGTCAAATTGTCATTGCTGGTCTAGAAGAGGCAGTCGAAAAAGCTGGAGAACTTTTATTAGAAAAAGGCGCTAAACGAGTTGTTCCACTACAAGTAAGTGGACCATTTCATACCTCTTTACTTGCTCCGGCAGCAGAACAATTGGCGAAAGAAATTGAACACATAACAATTAATGAACCGACATTAACAATCGTTAGCAATACAACGGCTAAAGAATTTTCATCTAAAGAAGAAATTGCCGAAATTATGGTCAAGCAAGTTATGTCCCCAGTTTATTGGGAAGACAGTGTTAGAAAAATGATTGATTTAGGCGTAGACACGTTTATTGAAGTTGGTCCAGGTAAAACATTGAGTAGTTTTATTAAAAAAATTGATAAATCTGTGACGACTATGAATGTTGAAAATAAAATATCTTTAGAAAAAACACTAACTAAATTAACGACACTATAA
- the fabK gene encoding enoyl-[acyl-carrier-protein] reductase FabK, with product MQAELIEKLGIKYPIIQGAMSWVADPSLVSAVSNAGGLGVLACGHADVETVRGLIAETKKLTDKPFGINVLLLSPHVDGVVKLVCEEKIRVVTTGAGSPGRYMEQFKAAGTVVIPVVASVALARRMQQEGADAVICEGMEAGGHIGKTTTMNLVPQVVDQVSIPVIAAGGIADGRGVAAVMALGASAAQLGTRFVVAYECNAHRNFKDFILKAKDIDTVVTGLITGHPVRVLRNKLTREYLKVEKSITSDEKPDLSLLEALGKGALKKAVVDGDKVSGSFMSGQSAGLVKKEQSCEEIIHELMDEYKIVVEKQAGLLGLLNK from the coding sequence ATGCAAGCTGAATTAATCGAAAAACTTGGTATTAAATATCCTATTATCCAAGGTGCAATGTCTTGGGTTGCAGACCCAAGTCTAGTAAGTGCAGTATCAAATGCAGGTGGATTAGGTGTTTTAGCTTGTGGACATGCTGACGTAGAGACTGTTCGTGGATTAATCGCTGAAACAAAAAAATTAACAGATAAACCTTTTGGTATAAATGTTTTACTTCTTTCACCTCACGTAGATGGAGTTGTAAAATTAGTCTGCGAAGAGAAGATAAGAGTCGTTACAACAGGTGCGGGTAGTCCAGGAAGATACATGGAACAATTCAAAGCTGCTGGCACTGTTGTGATCCCTGTAGTAGCTTCTGTTGCTTTAGCTAGAAGAATGCAACAAGAAGGTGCAGATGCTGTTATCTGTGAAGGAATGGAAGCAGGCGGTCATATCGGTAAAACAACGACTATGAATCTTGTTCCCCAAGTGGTTGATCAGGTCTCTATACCAGTTATTGCAGCTGGTGGTATTGCAGATGGACGTGGAGTAGCAGCTGTTATGGCTTTAGGTGCTTCTGCAGCTCAGCTAGGTACAAGATTTGTTGTTGCTTATGAGTGTAATGCTCATAGAAACTTTAAAGATTTTATCTTAAAAGCAAAAGATATTGATACTGTCGTAACCGGATTGATTACAGGACATCCAGTAAGAGTATTGCGGAATAAACTAACAAGAGAATACTTAAAAGTAGAAAAATCTATTACAAGTGATGAAAAACCGGACCTTTCTCTTTTAGAAGCATTAGGAAAAGGCGCTTTGAAAAAGGCTGTAGTAGATGGCGATAAAGTTAGTGGCTCATTTATGTCTGGACAAAGTGCTGGACTAGTCAAAAAAGAGCAAAGCTGTGAGGAAATCATTCATGAATTAATGGATGAATACAAAATAGTTGTAGAAAAACAAGCGGGCCTATTGGGTCTTTTAAATAAGTAA
- a CDS encoding acyl carrier protein has product MTFEKIQAIIVDQLDKEEEEVQLATNFREDLEADSLDLFQIINDIEDEFDIKIESEEGLNTVQDIATFVEAELAKK; this is encoded by the coding sequence ATGACATTCGAAAAAATTCAAGCAATTATCGTGGACCAATTAGACAAAGAGGAAGAAGAAGTACAATTAGCGACCAATTTCCGTGAGGACTTAGAAGCAGATAGTTTAGATTTATTCCAAATTATTAATGATATTGAAGATGAATTTGATATCAAAATTGAATCAGAAGAAGGTTTAAACACCGTTCAAGATATCGCAACATTTGTAGAAGCTGAATTAGCTAAAAAATAA
- a CDS encoding beta-ketoacyl-ACP synthase III, whose product MQAKIIGTGSYVPKKVVSNRLLETMMDTSDEWIKTRTGIENRRISETENTSVLCGKAALNVLGKATISADKVDLIIVATMSPDYLSPSTACLVQDYIGASKSMAFDVSAACSGFIYALSVAEKMLSSGKFHYALVLGGEVMSKIIDWDDRGTAVLFGDGAGGVLLENTSSQGSFIAEDIHSDGSRGLALTTGALPVSNPYSQNEKNPADIHLKMEGRAIFDFAIRSVPKSIKAVVETAGIDLSDVERILPHQANSRIIQAIAKKLKIPFEQFALNISNYGNTSAASIPILFDELVSSGDLVLGTGKKIILTGFGGGLTWGSILIRI is encoded by the coding sequence ATGCAAGCAAAAATTATTGGTACCGGAAGTTATGTTCCAAAAAAAGTAGTTTCTAATAGATTGTTGGAAACTATGATGGATACGAGTGATGAATGGATTAAAACGAGAACAGGAATTGAAAATCGACGAATAAGCGAAACTGAAAATACATCAGTTTTATGTGGAAAGGCAGCTCTAAATGTTTTAGGAAAAGCTACTATTTCAGCTGATAAAGTTGATTTAATTATTGTTGCAACAATGTCTCCTGATTATTTAAGTCCTTCAACAGCTTGTTTGGTACAAGATTATATCGGAGCAAGTAAAAGTATGGCTTTTGATGTAAGTGCAGCTTGTTCAGGTTTCATCTATGCGTTATCCGTTGCTGAAAAAATGTTAAGTAGTGGTAAATTTCACTATGCTTTAGTCTTGGGTGGCGAAGTAATGTCTAAAATCATAGACTGGGATGATCGTGGTACGGCTGTTTTATTTGGAGATGGTGCTGGCGGTGTATTGCTAGAGAACACCTCTTCGCAAGGCAGTTTTATAGCAGAAGATATTCATTCTGACGGTAGTCGCGGTTTAGCTTTAACAACTGGTGCATTACCTGTTTCTAATCCTTATAGTCAAAATGAAAAAAATCCAGCAGATATCCACTTGAAAATGGAAGGTAGAGCAATATTTGATTTTGCAATACGCAGCGTACCAAAAAGTATCAAAGCGGTTGTTGAAACTGCAGGGATTGATTTATCAGATGTCGAACGGATTTTACCACATCAAGCCAATTCTCGTATTATCCAAGCCATTGCTAAAAAATTAAAAATACCATTTGAACAATTTGCTTTAAATATTTCCAATTACGGAAATACTTCTGCAGCTAGTATTCCAATTTTATTTGATGAACTCGTTTCATCAGGTGACTTGGTTCTGGGAACAGGTAAAAAAATTATATTAACTGGATTTGGTGGAGGACTCACTTGGGGTTCAATACTAATCCGAATTTAA
- a CDS encoding MarR family winged helix-turn-helix transcriptional regulator, giving the protein MIEENALQGSTFKDISIKEMHTIEAIGMDRINTTSEVAKKLAITAGTLTVSVNNLVKKGYVERIRSEKDRRVVKLGLTNKGRLLYRVHDKFHRNMVNETITGMQEKEAETLIKGLRNLHSFLDEIKNNL; this is encoded by the coding sequence ATGATTGAAGAAAATGCCCTTCAAGGTAGTACGTTTAAAGATATTTCAATAAAAGAAATGCATACAATTGAAGCTATCGGAATGGATCGCATTAATACAACTTCAGAAGTTGCAAAAAAGTTAGCCATTACTGCAGGGACACTAACCGTTTCGGTTAATAATCTTGTTAAAAAAGGATATGTTGAACGGATCAGAAGTGAAAAAGATCGTAGAGTTGTTAAACTAGGTCTTACAAACAAAGGTAGACTACTTTATCGAGTACATGATAAATTTCATCGTAACATGGTCAATGAAACTATTACTGGAATGCAAGAAAAAGAGGCTGAAACATTAATTAAAGGTTTAAGAAATCTGCATAGTTTTCTGGACGAAATAAAAAATAATTTATAA
- a CDS encoding CDP-alcohol phosphatidyltransferase family protein: protein MLSFDKKDWFTIPNILSLIRLMLIPIFSIIYLNATQPWQYYLAAFIILLSGLTDLLDGWIARKYHQITELGKLLDPVADKLTQAVVVFCLTRQFNWMRIIVVLFLVKELFMMINNLILLRKGKKLDGAKWYGKIATAIFYICIIFLIAFPFISDLIASILIIIIGLFLLLSFFLYGKIFIKMYKE from the coding sequence GTGTTATCTTTTGATAAAAAAGATTGGTTTACCATACCCAATATACTATCTTTAATTAGATTAATGTTAATTCCAATTTTTAGTATAATTTATTTAAATGCAACACAGCCATGGCAATACTATTTGGCTGCATTTATCATTTTATTATCTGGACTAACAGACTTACTAGATGGATGGATAGCCAGAAAATATCATCAGATTACTGAACTAGGTAAATTATTAGATCCGGTAGCAGATAAGCTAACGCAAGCAGTAGTTGTGTTTTGTTTAACCAGACAATTTAATTGGATGAGAATTATTGTCGTGTTATTCCTAGTGAAAGAATTATTTATGATGATTAATAACCTTATCCTTTTACGTAAAGGAAAAAAATTAGATGGGGCTAAGTGGTATGGAAAGATAGCGACAGCAATTTTTTATATCTGTATCATTTTTTTAATTGCCTTTCCATTTATTTCTGATTTGATAGCTAGTATATTGATAATAATAATAGGCTTGTTTTTACTGTTGTCTTTCTTTTTATATGGTAAAATTTTTATAAAAATGTATAAAGAATAG
- a CDS encoding membrane lipoprotein lipid attachment site-containing protein, which translates to MKKMSFLLVLAFILSGCNFINSNDANKNSSSTESQSQTRSDIRLLSDGNEVQKKPQKEKELLTFVPQLDEINQGLTTENDRALSDMQKFVKENQDMGFENDVTIVYSGQTFGESPNLAGVFLIINRTEDPLENMQFTYTFGGVDKILIFDQKPFHLTTERFGVLQPNTVMPLYFVVKPENEKELKEIGNEQVIEKVESFNYDIANKNANQTISEDKESSTNGLTFKLPKQNSDKGQTVENNPIMSKLKKIVDETENLGFENDVTVLHSKLSEKNENDTAAYFFVINRTPIGMKDIRFNFNYGDAEGNMVWENAPYYMSSEVFGISEPMTVIPFTLTVPKEKEDLFFSITEGNVKTRIDNFNYNEAK; encoded by the coding sequence ATGAAAAAAATGAGTTTCTTACTTGTTTTAGCATTTATATTATCAGGCTGCAATTTTATAAACAGTAATGATGCTAATAAAAATTCTTCATCTACGGAAAGCCAATCTCAAACTCGCTCAGACATAAGGTTGCTCTCAGATGGAAATGAGGTTCAAAAAAAACCACAAAAAGAAAAGGAACTTCTTACATTTGTTCCTCAATTAGATGAAATAAATCAAGGCTTAACGACTGAAAATGATAGAGCGCTTTCGGACATGCAAAAATTTGTTAAAGAAAATCAAGATATGGGTTTTGAAAATGATGTAACAATTGTCTATAGTGGTCAAACGTTTGGAGAATCTCCAAATTTAGCTGGTGTCTTCTTAATCATTAACCGCACTGAAGACCCGTTAGAAAACATGCAATTTACCTATACATTTGGTGGCGTTGATAAAATTCTTATTTTTGATCAAAAACCTTTTCATTTAACGACAGAACGATTTGGAGTATTACAACCGAATACGGTTATGCCACTGTATTTTGTTGTTAAACCAGAAAATGAAAAAGAGCTTAAAGAAATAGGTAACGAACAAGTTATCGAAAAAGTTGAATCATTTAACTATGATATAGCTAATAAAAATGCGAATCAAACTATCTCTGAAGATAAAGAATCTTCAACTAATGGTTTAACCTTTAAGTTGCCCAAACAAAATAGTGATAAAGGTCAAACAGTTGAAAACAATCCGATAATGTCAAAACTAAAAAAAATAGTTGATGAAACAGAAAATTTAGGATTTGAAAATGATGTTACCGTACTGCATTCCAAACTTTCTGAAAAAAATGAAAACGATACCGCCGCTTATTTTTTTGTTATCAATAGAACACCTATTGGTATGAAAGATATTCGGTTTAATTTTAACTATGGTGATGCTGAAGGGAATATGGTGTGGGAAAATGCACCTTATTATATGTCTAGCGAAGTATTTGGTATATCAGAACCTATGACGGTGATTCCATTTACTCTTACAGTTCCTAAAGAAAAAGAAGACTTATTTTTTTCTATTACAGAAGGAAATGTAAAAACAAGGATAGACAATTTCAACTATAATGAAGCCAAATAA
- the nrdF gene encoding class 1b ribonucleoside-diphosphate reductase subunit beta, whose product MINRYDAINWNNIEDMIDKLTWEKLVEQFWTDTRIPLSNDLGDWARLPQNEKDMLAKVLGGLTLLDTLQSQDGVESLKDSIRTQHEEAVYNNIQFMESMHAKSYSAIFSTLNSKSEIENLFQWINTDELLQEKAEIINGIYKEGTALQRKVASVMLESFLFYSGFFAPLHYLGNNKLHNVAEIIKLILRDESVHGTYIGYKFQIGYNQLGSEEQEELKNWTYELLFRLYQNEVKYAEDLYDEIGWTERVKVFLRYNANKALQNLGFDPLFPDTANDVDPVIMNGISTGTSNHDFFSQVGNGYLVGMVESMENDDYEKWTN is encoded by the coding sequence ATGATAAATAGATACGATGCAATAAACTGGAACAATATTGAAGATATGATTGATAAACTAACATGGGAAAAACTAGTTGAACAATTTTGGACAGATACAAGAATCCCACTATCGAATGATTTGGGTGATTGGGCACGTTTGCCACAAAATGAAAAAGATATGTTAGCTAAAGTACTTGGAGGTTTGACACTTTTAGATACGTTGCAATCACAAGATGGAGTAGAATCATTAAAAGATTCTATTCGGACTCAACATGAAGAAGCTGTTTATAATAACATTCAATTCATGGAATCGATGCATGCTAAAAGTTACAGTGCTATCTTTAGTACACTAAACTCTAAATCAGAGATTGAAAATCTGTTCCAATGGATCAATACCGATGAATTATTGCAAGAAAAAGCAGAAATTATAAACGGTATTTATAAAGAAGGAACTGCTTTACAACGCAAAGTGGCGAGTGTGATGTTGGAATCATTTCTGTTCTACTCAGGTTTTTTTGCACCACTGCATTATTTAGGCAACAACAAATTGCATAATGTAGCGGAAATTATAAAATTAATCTTACGTGATGAGTCTGTTCACGGCACGTATATTGGATACAAGTTCCAAATAGGCTACAATCAATTAGGTAGTGAAGAACAAGAAGAATTAAAAAACTGGACATACGAACTATTATTTCGATTGTACCAAAATGAAGTGAAATATGCGGAGGATTTGTATGATGAAATCGGATGGACAGAACGGGTGAAAGTATTTTTACGCTACAATGCTAATAAAGCTCTACAAAACTTAGGCTTTGACCCTTTATTTCCCGATACAGCTAACGATGTTGATCCAGTAATCATGAATGGCATTTCTACTGGTACTTCTAATCACGATTTCTTTTCACAAGTAGGAAATGGTTATTTAGTAGGGATGGTTGAATCGATGGAAAATGATGACTATGAAAAGTGGACAAATTAA